One Desulfovibrio fairfieldensis genomic window carries:
- a CDS encoding methyl-accepting chemotaxis protein, whose translation MFTSSIGKKIGSGFALLLLLACLAGYLSSAEMRRAADDSRRVAAEYIPKVKFALNLGWSLNDALTRINEAPGSEQAGQEALQALEKVRADFEKMREHSIKYPSHVPLVEFVRDFPAPFEALAASTRETIETGEHTRSVIARMEGLGAAALESLTALEDLVRETTREFVEAGNTAMSLQYADNQRDAARLYAMTQEIRLLMKGVIYNNDAAAFAAAEEIFTRMNALAATVKGRLVKPACQEAFARAEKSMSEYMTGAREMFAAKGKEAEISTRLADHAAATSRLTHDIGVTGLRIAEGIVNSNYEDLKSTVRNSLIILAAVLLLGAALAVGITRMITKPLRATVDFAQGVAAGNLDQELALHARDETGRLADALRSMVGSLRQRLAEVTEQSEQARRKGEEARLALEEAHAARKAADSARREGIQSAAARMEDIVRAVSEASEILSSRIAGAGAGAEDAAAGMGETSTAMDEMNATVSEVARNASETASFSDRMRSRAHEGAGVVRDAVNGIEKARNQASVLKEAMEALGEQAEGISRIMTTISDIADQTNLLALNAAIEAARAGDAGRGFAVVADEVRKLAEKTMSATTEVGSAIGDIQKATGNNIRHVEQTVAMIVSTSTLADSSGAALEEIVSMAVEASDKVRTIATAAEEQSSASEEITRAVGRVNGISGDVAEAMREASRALESLAAQEEVLRQLIMELKQG comes from the coding sequence ATGTTTACGAGCAGTATAGGCAAAAAAATCGGCAGCGGTTTCGCGCTGCTTCTTCTGCTCGCCTGTCTGGCGGGCTATCTTTCTTCGGCGGAAATGCGGCGGGCGGCCGATGATTCCCGGCGCGTGGCCGCCGAATATATTCCCAAGGTCAAATTCGCCCTCAACCTGGGCTGGAGCCTCAACGACGCGTTGACGCGCATCAATGAGGCCCCCGGAAGCGAACAGGCCGGACAGGAGGCGTTACAGGCTCTGGAAAAAGTGCGGGCCGACTTTGAAAAAATGCGCGAGCATTCCATAAAATACCCCTCGCATGTGCCCTTGGTGGAATTCGTGCGCGATTTCCCGGCGCCGTTTGAAGCTCTGGCAGCATCCACCCGGGAAACTATCGAAACCGGGGAACACACGCGCTCCGTCATAGCGCGTATGGAGGGGCTCGGCGCGGCGGCTCTGGAATCCCTGACGGCTCTGGAAGATCTGGTCCGGGAAACCACCCGCGAGTTTGTCGAGGCCGGCAATACGGCCATGAGTCTGCAATATGCCGACAATCAGCGTGACGCGGCGCGTCTTTACGCCATGACCCAGGAAATCCGCCTGTTGATGAAAGGCGTTATATACAACAATGATGCGGCGGCTTTTGCCGCGGCGGAAGAAATTTTCACGCGTATGAACGCGCTTGCCGCGACAGTAAAGGGAAGGCTGGTCAAGCCCGCCTGTCAGGAAGCCTTTGCGCGGGCGGAAAAAAGCATGAGCGAATATATGACCGGCGCGCGCGAAATGTTCGCGGCCAAAGGCAAAGAGGCTGAGATTTCGACGCGGCTGGCAGACCATGCCGCAGCCACAAGCCGTCTGACGCACGATATCGGGGTAACGGGCTTGCGCATTGCCGAAGGCATTGTCAACAGCAATTACGAGGATCTGAAATCCACCGTTCGCAACAGCCTGATTATTCTGGCGGCGGTATTGCTTTTGGGCGCCGCGCTGGCTGTGGGCATTACGCGTATGATCACCAAGCCCCTGCGCGCGACAGTGGATTTCGCTCAGGGAGTGGCGGCCGGTAATCTGGACCAGGAACTGGCTCTGCACGCACGGGATGAAACCGGCCGTCTGGCCGATGCCTTGCGCAGCATGGTGGGCAGCCTGCGGCAGCGTCTGGCGGAAGTGACCGAACAGTCGGAACAGGCGCGCCGCAAGGGCGAGGAAGCCCGGCTGGCCTTGGAGGAAGCCCATGCCGCGCGCAAGGCTGCCGACAGCGCCCGCAGGGAGGGCATCCAGTCCGCGGCCGCGCGGATGGAGGACATTGTGCGCGCCGTGTCCGAGGCATCGGAGATTCTGAGCAGCCGCATTGCCGGAGCCGGGGCCGGAGCGGAAGATGCCGCGGCGGGCATGGGCGAAACCTCTACCGCCATGGATGAGATGAACGCCACGGTCTCAGAGGTGGCGCGCAATGCTTCTGAAACGGCTTCGTTCAGCGACAGGATGCGCAGCCGCGCCCACGAAGGCGCGGGTGTGGTGCGTGACGCCGTGAACGGCATTGAAAAAGCCCGTAATCAGGCCTCGGTGCTCAAAGAAGCCATGGAAGCGCTCGGCGAGCAGGCCGAGGGCATCAGCCGGATTATGACCACTATCTCGGACATTGCCGACCAGACCAATCTTTTGGCTCTGAACGCCGCCATTGAGGCGGCGCGGGCCGGGGACGCGGGACGCGGTTTTGCCGTGGTGGCCGACGAAGTGCGCAAGCTGGCGGAAAAAACCATGAGCGCCACCACGGAAGTGGGCAGCGCCATCGGCGACATTCAAAAGGCCACAGGCAACAATATCCGGCATGTGGAACAGACCGTCGCAATGATCGTCAGCACCTCGACCCTGGCGGACAGCTCCGGCGCGGCTCTGGAAGAGATCGTCTCCATGGCCGTTGAGGCTTCGGACAAGGTGCGCACCATAGCCACGGCCGCTGAAGAGCAGTCTTCGGCTTCGGAAGAGATCACCAGAGCCGTGGGCCGGGTGAACGGTATTTCCGGCGATGTGGCCGAAGCCATGCGCGAGGCTTCGCGGGCTTTGGAAAGCCTTGCGGCACAGGAAGAAGTGCTGCGGCAATTGATCATGGAACTGAAGCAGGGATAA
- a CDS encoding metal ABC transporter ATP-binding protein translates to MTRVEGSAPAIVFEHLSVRRGNNQILEDICASVPRGGNTVLVGPNGAGKTTLLLCLIGEAPYTGRILPDGRRGAAWPRLAYVPQQLQMDGGLPLLVSEFLSLERQRRPLWLGLKAGARARARRLLALVRAEHLENRRLGDLSGGELRRVLLAAALGHEPELLVLDEPEAGVDFQGERLFWEVLDTARREYGFTQLMVSHNLPLAAHYATHVICLNKCVRAEGPPRTTLTAATLLNLFGVPIHLYPDQCDGADPACPQCGALHGPDHLPSDPGQRLNVLAPLPCRGCALHMPPAATAAPDNPAEAGNTAGGNPHA, encoded by the coding sequence TTGACCCGCGTTGAAGGTTCCGCCCCGGCCATCGTCTTTGAGCATCTGAGCGTACGCCGGGGAAACAATCAGATTCTTGAGGACATCTGCGCCAGCGTGCCGCGTGGCGGCAATACCGTGCTGGTGGGCCCCAACGGCGCGGGCAAGACCACCCTGCTGCTCTGCCTCATCGGCGAAGCGCCCTATACCGGGCGCATCCTTCCCGACGGCAGGCGCGGCGCGGCCTGGCCGCGCCTGGCTTATGTGCCCCAGCAATTGCAGATGGACGGCGGCCTGCCGTTGCTGGTCAGCGAATTTCTGTCTCTGGAGCGCCAGCGCAGGCCGCTCTGGCTGGGACTGAAAGCCGGGGCGCGCGCACGGGCTCGCCGCCTGCTGGCTCTGGTACGGGCCGAGCATCTGGAAAACCGCCGCCTGGGCGACCTCTCCGGCGGCGAACTGCGCCGGGTGCTGCTGGCAGCGGCTCTGGGGCATGAGCCGGAGCTGCTGGTGCTGGACGAGCCGGAAGCGGGCGTGGACTTTCAGGGCGAACGCCTGTTCTGGGAAGTGCTGGACACGGCCCGGCGCGAATACGGCTTTACCCAGCTCATGGTCAGCCACAATCTGCCCTTGGCGGCCCATTACGCCACGCATGTGATCTGCCTGAACAAATGTGTGCGCGCCGAGGGTCCGCCGCGCACCACCCTGACCGCCGCCACCTTGCTGAATCTCTTCGGTGTGCCCATCCACCTCTATCCGGACCAGTGCGACGGCGCGGACCCGGCCTGCCCCCAGTGCGGGGCGCTGCACGGGCCGGATCATCTGCCGTCCGATCCGGGACAGCGGCTGAACGTCCTGGCCCCCCTGCCCTGCCGGGGCTGCGCTCTGCACATGCCCCCGGCGGCCACGGCAGCGCCGGACAATCCGGCCGAAGCGGGCAATACCGCCGGGGGAAATCCTCATGCCTGA
- the fdnG gene encoding formate dehydrogenase-N subunit alpha, whose product MQFSRRGFLKLGAGATASVAFGGLGISLTPVAAAAQDAKLKWTRQTTSVCCYCAVGCGLLVSTSAEGHPDGPGKAINVEGNPDHPINEGSLCAKGASTFQLASNKDRPQKPLYRAPGATEWKEVEWSWALPEIAKRVKATRDATFTEKNAAGQVVNRTEAIASLGSAALDNEECWALQAMQRALGLVYIEHQARLUHSSTVKALAESFGRGAMTNHWNDIANSDCVLIMGSNAAENHPISFKWVLRAKDKGATLIHVDPRFTRTSGLCHHHVGLRPGSDIAFLGGMIKYILDNKLYFEEYVREYTNAPLVVNKKYGFKNGLFAGFDAKKAAYDKKAWAFELDDKGVPVRDASFKNPRCVLNLLRGHYKRYSITAVAKATGTPAKDLETVYKAFAATGRPDKAGTILYAMGWTQHTYGVQNIRTMSMVQLLLGNIGVAGGGVNALRGESNVQGSTDHGLLSSSFPGYLPGPTSAHATLADYNATTPKSADPMSVNWWQHRPKYMASLIKSFFPALSPEEGYALLPRVDAGKSLLDYYWQSVFHKMGQGEIKGLFAWGMNPACSGPNSNKHRQAMTKLDWLVNVNLFDNETGSFWRGPGMDPTQIKTEVFLLPCAVSIEKEGSVSNSGRWIQWRYAGPAPWGETKPDGDIMLELMEEIRKLYQQGGAFPEPVLQLGIDGWKEGHAFSPTKVAKIMNGYFTRDVKIGDKEYKAGEQVPNFVVLQADGSTASGNWLHSGAWTEKGNLMARQEHSQTEDQARIGLFPNWSFSWPANRRIIYNRASVDKNGKPWNPDKAVITWDGKTWVGDIVDGGGGPGAKHPFIMQKDGFGAIYGPGCADGPFPEYYEPAESPFAKHDFSSQARSPVYYKAPGEQLAVNDKKYPYIGTTYRVTEHWQTGLMTRRVPWLTEAEPQNFAELDPVLAKAKGIKNGDKVVLTSPRGKIECVAMVTPRLKPYTANGKTVHVIGTSWHFGWLVPEDGGDAANLLTAMVGDPNTGIPESKAFMVNIEKKAG is encoded by the coding sequence ATGCAATTTTCGCGCAGAGGCTTTCTGAAGCTGGGCGCGGGCGCCACCGCCAGTGTGGCCTTCGGCGGTCTGGGCATCAGCCTGACTCCGGTGGCCGCGGCGGCGCAGGACGCCAAGCTGAAATGGACCAGGCAGACCACCTCGGTCTGCTGCTATTGCGCCGTGGGCTGCGGGTTGCTGGTCAGCACCAGCGCCGAAGGGCACCCCGACGGGCCGGGCAAGGCCATCAACGTGGAAGGCAACCCAGACCATCCCATCAATGAAGGCAGCCTGTGCGCCAAAGGCGCGTCCACCTTCCAGTTGGCGTCCAATAAAGACCGGCCCCAAAAGCCGCTGTATCGCGCGCCCGGCGCCACGGAATGGAAGGAAGTGGAATGGAGCTGGGCCCTGCCGGAGATCGCCAAGCGCGTCAAAGCCACCCGCGACGCCACCTTTACGGAGAAAAACGCGGCCGGTCAGGTGGTCAACCGCACCGAGGCCATTGCCTCCCTGGGTTCCGCCGCTCTGGACAATGAAGAATGCTGGGCCCTTCAGGCCATGCAGCGCGCCCTGGGCCTGGTGTATATCGAGCACCAGGCGCGTCTCTGACACAGCTCCACAGTCAAGGCTCTGGCAGAGTCTTTCGGACGCGGTGCGATGACGAATCACTGGAACGATATCGCCAACAGTGATTGTGTGTTGATCATGGGCAGCAATGCTGCCGAAAACCATCCCATTTCCTTTAAGTGGGTGTTGCGCGCCAAAGACAAGGGCGCCACGCTCATCCATGTGGACCCGCGCTTCACGCGTACCTCGGGCCTGTGCCACCATCATGTGGGCCTGCGCCCCGGCTCGGACATCGCCTTTCTGGGCGGGATGATCAAATACATCCTCGACAATAAGCTCTATTTCGAGGAATACGTGCGCGAATACACCAACGCCCCTCTGGTGGTGAACAAGAAGTACGGCTTTAAAAACGGCCTGTTCGCGGGCTTTGACGCCAAGAAAGCCGCGTACGACAAAAAGGCCTGGGCCTTTGAGCTGGACGACAAGGGCGTGCCCGTGCGTGACGCGAGCTTCAAGAACCCGCGTTGCGTGCTCAACCTGCTGCGCGGCCATTACAAGCGCTACAGCATCACCGCCGTGGCCAAGGCCACGGGCACTCCGGCCAAGGATCTGGAAACCGTCTACAAGGCCTTTGCCGCCACCGGCAGGCCGGACAAGGCGGGCACCATTCTGTACGCCATGGGCTGGACCCAGCACACCTACGGCGTGCAGAACATCCGCACCATGTCCATGGTCCAGCTGCTGCTGGGCAACATCGGCGTGGCCGGAGGCGGCGTCAACGCCCTGCGCGGCGAATCCAACGTGCAGGGCTCCACGGACCACGGCCTGCTCTCCTCCAGCTTCCCCGGCTATCTGCCCGGCCCCACCAGCGCCCATGCGACCCTGGCGGATTACAACGCGACCACGCCCAAGTCCGCCGACCCCATGAGCGTGAACTGGTGGCAGCACCGGCCCAAGTACATGGCCAGCCTGATCAAGTCTTTCTTCCCGGCGCTTTCGCCCGAGGAGGGCTATGCCCTGCTGCCGCGCGTGGACGCGGGCAAATCCCTGCTGGACTACTACTGGCAGTCCGTCTTCCACAAGATGGGCCAGGGGGAGATCAAGGGCCTGTTCGCCTGGGGTATGAACCCGGCCTGCTCCGGCCCCAACTCCAACAAGCACCGCCAGGCCATGACCAAGCTGGACTGGCTGGTCAACGTCAATCTTTTTGACAATGAAACCGGCTCGTTCTGGCGCGGTCCAGGCATGGATCCCACCCAGATCAAGACCGAGGTCTTCCTGCTGCCCTGCGCCGTTTCCATTGAAAAAGAAGGCTCGGTGAGCAACTCCGGGCGCTGGATCCAGTGGCGCTATGCCGGGCCCGCCCCATGGGGCGAAACCAAGCCCGACGGCGACATCATGCTGGAGCTGATGGAGGAAATCCGCAAGCTCTACCAGCAGGGCGGCGCTTTCCCGGAGCCGGTGCTGCAACTGGGCATCGACGGCTGGAAGGAAGGCCATGCCTTCAGCCCGACCAAGGTGGCCAAGATCATGAACGGTTACTTCACCCGCGACGTGAAGATCGGCGACAAGGAATACAAAGCCGGAGAGCAGGTGCCCAACTTTGTGGTGCTTCAGGCTGACGGCTCCACGGCCAGCGGCAACTGGCTGCATTCCGGCGCGTGGACCGAAAAGGGCAATCTGATGGCCCGGCAGGAGCACAGCCAGACAGAGGACCAGGCCCGCATCGGCCTGTTCCCCAACTGGTCCTTCTCCTGGCCCGCCAACCGCCGGATCATCTACAACCGTGCCTCGGTGGACAAAAACGGCAAACCCTGGAATCCGGACAAGGCGGTCATCACCTGGGACGGCAAGACCTGGGTAGGCGACATCGTGGACGGCGGCGGCGGTCCGGGGGCCAAGCATCCCTTCATTATGCAGAAGGACGGCTTCGGGGCCATTTACGGGCCGGGCTGCGCCGACGGGCCCTTCCCCGAATATTACGAACCCGCCGAATCTCCCTTCGCCAAGCACGACTTCTCGTCCCAGGCGCGCAGTCCGGTCTATTACAAGGCTCCGGGTGAGCAACTGGCCGTGAATGACAAAAAATACCCCTACATCGGCACCACCTACCGGGTGACCGAGCACTGGCAGACCGGCCTGATGACCCGTCGCGTGCCCTGGCTCACCGAGGCCGAGCCCCAGAATTTCGCGGAGCTGGACCCGGTACTGGCCAAGGCCAAGGGCATCAAAAACGGCGACAAGGTCGTGCTGACCAGCCCCCGGGGCAAGATAGAATGCGTGGCCATGGTCACCCCGCGCCTGAAGCCTTACACCGCCAACGGCAAGACAGTGCACGTCATCGGCACGTCCTGGCACTTCGGCTGGCTGGTTCCGGAAGACGGCGGCGACGCCGCCAACCTGCTCACCGCCATGGTGGGCGACCCGAACACGGGTATTCCGGAAAGCAAGGCCTTTATGGTCAACATTGAAAAGAAGGCGGGCTAG
- a CDS encoding 4Fe-4S dicluster domain-containing protein, translated as MGKMFFVDLTRCTACRGCQIACKQWKNLPAEKTRNSGSHQNPPDLSGQTIRVVRFKETADKNGKVSWNFFPEQCRHCVDAPCKAQADMESESAFLHDEATGAVVPMPDSAKVDFEGVRSACPYDIPRKDEESGRITKCDMCFDRITQGMVPACVASCPTGCMNFGDEEEMQALAGKRLEEVKKDWPEASLGDADSVRVIYLFKEAPAAYFEHAVADASRTMLASTEKTQPARNISRRDLFQRVLRG; from the coding sequence ATGGGCAAGATGTTCTTTGTGGATTTGACGCGCTGTACAGCCTGCCGTGGCTGTCAGATCGCCTGTAAGCAATGGAAAAACCTGCCCGCTGAAAAAACCCGCAACAGCGGTTCGCACCAGAACCCGCCCGATCTCTCGGGGCAGACCATCAGGGTGGTGCGTTTCAAGGAAACAGCGGACAAGAACGGCAAGGTCAGCTGGAACTTCTTCCCCGAGCAGTGCCGCCACTGCGTGGATGCCCCCTGCAAAGCACAGGCGGATATGGAATCGGAAAGCGCCTTTTTGCACGATGAAGCCACCGGGGCCGTGGTGCCCATGCCGGATTCGGCCAAAGTGGACTTTGAAGGCGTGCGCTCGGCCTGTCCCTATGACATTCCCCGCAAAGACGAGGAAAGCGGCCGGATCACCAAGTGCGACATGTGCTTTGACCGCATTACTCAGGGCATGGTTCCGGCCTGCGTGGCCTCATGCCCCACAGGCTGCATGAACTTCGGCGACGAGGAAGAAATGCAGGCCCTCGCCGGGAAGCGCCTGGAGGAAGTCAAAAAAGACTGGCCCGAGGCCAGCCTGGGGGATGCGGACAGCGTGCGCGTCATCTATCTCTTCAAAGAAGCCCCGGCCGCCTATTTTGAGCATGCCGTGGCCGACGCCTCACGGACCATGCTGGCCAGCACCGAAAAAACGCAGCCCGCCCGGAACATCTCCCGCCGGGACCTGTTCCAGCGCGTGCTGCGCGGCTAG
- a CDS encoding metal ABC transporter substrate-binding protein, translated as MSAHSAAPGRPPARLPHILLVLAVLAGLFFSMRPQPVQAAPPQASGQPAELRVLATTFPVYLFTRNVAHSRPYVRVELLIPAQAGCPHDYAPTPRDLQKLAQAQVVVMNGLGLEEFLAAPLKKINAKATVIDSSKGIDPLPLPRGMSPSPHAGHDHGNVNPHIFAGPRQAAAMVYNIAAGLARVDPQGAAAYRAAAEDYAARLLSVGRRLAEVGACAPRKGIVLQHDALAYLVHDAGLEVMDVIQESEDVQPSAARLMELVRRIRKEKPVLIAGEPQYSDKPAQTLARETGVPAAQLDPVASGPADAPLSYYEAVMTANCKTLERYFDPR; from the coding sequence ATGTCAGCACATTCCGCCGCGCCGGGCCGCCCGCCTGCCCGTCTGCCCCATATTCTGCTTGTCCTGGCTGTTCTGGCCGGGCTTTTTTTCAGCATGCGGCCCCAACCCGTGCAGGCCGCGCCGCCCCAAGCCTCCGGCCAACCCGCTGAACTGCGCGTGCTGGCGACCACGTTTCCGGTATATCTGTTCACCCGTAATGTGGCCCACAGCCGCCCCTATGTGCGGGTGGAGCTGCTGATTCCGGCTCAGGCCGGTTGCCCCCATGACTACGCCCCCACGCCCCGCGATCTGCAAAAATTGGCGCAGGCCCAGGTGGTGGTAATGAACGGCCTGGGGCTGGAAGAGTTCCTGGCCGCCCCCCTGAAAAAAATCAACGCCAAGGCCACGGTCATTGACAGCAGCAAAGGCATTGATCCTCTGCCCCTGCCGCGCGGCATGTCGCCTTCTCCGCATGCCGGACACGACCACGGCAATGTCAATCCGCACATTTTTGCCGGACCGCGGCAAGCCGCCGCCATGGTCTATAATATCGCCGCAGGCCTGGCCCGCGTTGATCCTCAAGGGGCGGCGGCCTATCGTGCCGCCGCCGAGGACTATGCCGCGCGCCTGCTTTCCGTGGGCCGCCGTCTTGCCGAGGTGGGGGCCTGCGCCCCGCGCAAGGGCATTGTGCTGCAACACGACGCGCTGGCCTATCTGGTCCATGACGCGGGCCTGGAGGTTATGGACGTGATTCAGGAAAGCGAGGACGTTCAACCCTCGGCGGCCCGGCTCATGGAACTGGTGCGGCGCATCCGCAAAGAAAAGCCCGTGCTCATTGCCGGCGAGCCGCAGTATTCGGACAAACCCGCCCAGACCCTGGCGCGCGAAACCGGCGTGCCCGCAGCGCAGCTTGATCCCGTGGCCTCGGGTCCCGCCGATGCGCCCCTGAGCTACTATGAGGCCGTCATGACCGCCAATTGCAAAACCCTTGAGCGTTACTTTGACCCGCGTTGA
- a CDS encoding aldo/keto reductase: MIENISALLRLNDGMEMPGFGFGCYKASGPELALAVREAVACGYRYIDTAAYYHNEDTVGEALRQSGQPRETLFVLSKIWPTDFAEPVRALEQSLKLLGLDYLDGCLLHWPGLDDARRLRAFEQLLRQKEQGKIRVLGVSNFLAEHLSEMRDTFGFWPALNQIEVHPLFSQAGLCRFCAQCGIQVVSWSPLGRGRDMEQPVVRELAATLNKTPAQILLRWHLEKGLLPIPKSVHRERIRENSEVFDFRLTSEQVAALDDLELPDGQGRMGPDPLTYPR; the protein is encoded by the coding sequence ATGATTGAAAATATTTCCGCTTTGTTGCGTCTTAATGACGGCATGGAGATGCCCGGTTTCGGTTTCGGCTGTTATAAGGCTTCAGGACCTGAACTGGCTCTGGCCGTGCGGGAGGCCGTGGCCTGCGGCTACCGTTATATTGACACGGCCGCGTATTACCACAATGAAGACACGGTGGGCGAAGCCTTGCGGCAGAGCGGCCAACCGCGCGAAACGCTGTTCGTGCTTTCCAAAATCTGGCCCACGGACTTTGCCGAGCCGGTACGCGCTCTGGAACAGAGCCTCAAGCTGTTGGGCCTGGATTATCTGGACGGCTGTCTGCTGCACTGGCCGGGCCTGGACGACGCCCGGCGGCTGCGCGCTTTTGAGCAGTTGTTGCGCCAGAAAGAGCAGGGCAAGATCCGCGTCCTGGGCGTTTCCAATTTTCTGGCCGAGCATCTCAGCGAGATGCGCGACACCTTCGGTTTCTGGCCTGCGCTCAACCAGATTGAAGTCCACCCTTTGTTCAGCCAGGCGGGGCTCTGCCGTTTCTGCGCCCAATGCGGCATCCAGGTCGTTTCCTGGAGCCCGTTGGGCCGGGGACGGGACATGGAGCAGCCCGTTGTGCGGGAACTGGCCGCCACGCTCAACAAAACACCGGCTCAGATACTGCTGCGCTGGCATCTGGAAAAAGGTCTTTTGCCCATTCCCAAATCCGTCCATCGGGAACGGATCAGGGAAAACAGCGAGGTTTTTGATTTCCGACTGACCTCGGAGCAGGTGGCGGCCTTGGATGACCTGGAACTACCGGACGGGCAGGGACGTATGGGACCGGACCCGCTGACATATCCCCGTTGA
- a CDS encoding metal ABC transporter permease: MPDFSPVYTLIGLLPLDCLQARFMQQALLGLLLLTPMAAVLGVEVINFRMAFFSDAIGHSAFAGVALGLILAVNPRLSMPLFGVLVGLAVMVVRRKSNLSADTAIGIVFSAVVAFGLAVVSRASGVARDMQQFLYGDILTISEGEIAFLGLLFLGMLLFQAVGYNRLLAIALNPVMARVHGIRVALWQYLFAGLLALVVMFSVWAVGVLLVTAMLIVPAATARNLARTAGGMFWWALLAGISSGFAGLTLSAQDWLATSSGATIILVSCCWFAASCVWAALRGHRRA, from the coding sequence ATGCCTGATTTCTCGCCGGTTTACACGCTGATCGGCCTGTTGCCCCTGGACTGCCTGCAGGCCCGCTTCATGCAACAGGCCCTGCTGGGTCTGTTGCTGCTCACGCCCATGGCAGCCGTGCTGGGCGTGGAGGTCATCAATTTCCGCATGGCCTTCTTTTCCGACGCCATCGGGCACTCGGCCTTCGCCGGAGTGGCCCTGGGCCTGATTCTGGCTGTGAACCCCCGGCTGTCCATGCCGCTTTTCGGCGTGCTGGTGGGGCTGGCGGTCATGGTCGTGCGCCGCAAAAGCAATCTCTCCGCCGATACGGCCATCGGCATCGTGTTTTCAGCGGTGGTGGCCTTCGGCCTGGCCGTGGTCAGCCGGGCCAGCGGCGTGGCCCGCGACATGCAGCAATTCCTCTACGGCGACATCCTGACCATCAGCGAAGGCGAAATCGCCTTTCTGGGCCTGCTCTTCCTGGGCATGTTGCTCTTTCAGGCCGTGGGCTACAACCGCCTCCTGGCTATAGCCCTCAATCCGGTCATGGCCAGGGTGCACGGCATACGCGTGGCTCTCTGGCAATATCTTTTCGCGGGCCTGCTGGCCCTGGTGGTCATGTTTTCGGTCTGGGCCGTGGGCGTGCTGCTGGTCACGGCGATGCTCATCGTACCGGCGGCCACTGCCCGCAATCTGGCCCGCACCGCAGGCGGCATGTTCTGGTGGGCGTTGCTGGCGGGCATCAGTTCCGGCTTCGCCGGGCTGACTCTGTCCGCCCAGGATTGGCTGGCCACGTCCAGTGGAGCCACCATAATTCTGGTTTCCTGCTGCTGGTTCGCGGCAAGCTGCGTCTGGGCCGCCCTGCGCGGGCACCGGCGGGCCTGA